The proteins below are encoded in one region of Effusibacillus dendaii:
- the hisH gene encoding imidazole glycerol phosphate synthase subunit HisH, which produces MIAIVDYGVGNLRSVQKAFEKVGHEVIVTSSPQEVAAADGVLLPGVGAFGDAMFHLKQLGLLDSLKQSVKQGKPLLGICLGMQLLFSASEEHGHHIGLNLIAGNVKRFKGKFKIPQVGWNELVVKQPHPLLEGLNKNNYVYYVHSYVVDPADRSVIIASSDYYGEVPGVVAFKNVYGIQFHPEKSSSVGLRMLDNFGRMCKEGVRS; this is translated from the coding sequence ATGATTGCAATTGTGGACTATGGGGTGGGCAACCTTCGTTCTGTTCAAAAAGCGTTTGAAAAAGTCGGCCATGAGGTCATCGTCACCAGCAGTCCGCAAGAGGTGGCGGCGGCAGATGGCGTGTTGCTGCCGGGGGTGGGAGCGTTCGGGGACGCCATGTTTCATTTAAAGCAGTTGGGGCTGCTCGACAGTTTGAAACAGTCTGTTAAACAGGGCAAGCCGCTGCTTGGAATTTGCCTTGGTATGCAGCTTCTTTTCAGCGCCTCGGAAGAACATGGACACCATATCGGGTTGAACTTGATTGCTGGCAATGTGAAGCGGTTTAAGGGAAAGTTTAAGATCCCCCAAGTCGGCTGGAACGAATTGGTGGTCAAACAGCCGCACCCGCTTTTGGAAGGCCTCAATAAAAATAATTATGTCTACTATGTGCACAGTTATGTGGTGGACCCGGCGGATCGATCGGTGATTATCGCCAGCAGCGATTACTATGGGGAAGTGCCCGGGGTTGTCGCTTTTAAAAACGTGTACGGAATTCAGTTCCATCCGGAAAAGAGCTCCTCAGTCGGTCTTCGCATGTTGGACAATTTCGGGCGGATGTGCAAGGAAGGGGTACGATCTTGA
- the hisA gene encoding 1-(5-phosphoribosyl)-5-[(5-phosphoribosylamino)methylideneamino]imidazole-4-carboxamide isomerase codes for MSAQEFIIYPAIDILGGKAVRLLRGDYGEKTVYSDEPAAVAQKWVEQGADFIHVVDLDGAKEGSQQNRPVIESIVKHVPVPVQVGGGIRTGETLEALFSIGVARCILGTAAVREPEFVKQALVEYGERIAIGIDAKDGYVAVNGWLETSDVTAVELGRELKSHGATRVIFTDIARDGTLTGPNLAANIEMARQTGLKVIASGGVKDTNDLIELAKYRIDGVAGAIVGKALYAGNIELADALARIKQGLSNEGGNAQC; via the coding sequence TTGAGCGCGCAAGAGTTTATTATCTATCCGGCCATCGATATTTTAGGAGGCAAAGCCGTTCGTTTACTGCGCGGCGATTATGGGGAAAAGACGGTCTACAGCGACGAACCGGCTGCTGTTGCGCAGAAATGGGTGGAGCAGGGGGCCGATTTTATCCATGTGGTGGACCTCGATGGAGCCAAAGAAGGTTCCCAGCAAAATCGCCCCGTTATCGAATCGATCGTGAAACATGTGCCGGTGCCTGTGCAGGTGGGCGGCGGCATTCGGACAGGCGAAACGCTGGAAGCTCTTTTCTCGATCGGGGTAGCCCGCTGCATACTGGGCACGGCAGCCGTGCGTGAACCTGAATTTGTAAAGCAGGCGTTGGTTGAATATGGGGAAAGAATCGCAATCGGAATCGACGCGAAAGACGGCTATGTGGCGGTCAACGGCTGGCTGGAAACGTCCGACGTTACCGCTGTTGAGTTGGGACGAGAGCTGAAGTCGCATGGCGCAACCCGCGTTATTTTTACTGATATCGCCCGCGATGGAACGTTGACGGGTCCGAACTTGGCAGCGAATATCGAAATGGCGCGGCAAACGGGGCTGAAAGTGATTGCCTCCGGCGGTGTGAAAGACACAAACGATCTGATCGAACTCGCCAAGTACAGAATTGATGGCGTGGCGGGAGCGATTGTCGGGAAAGCGCTGTATGCGGGAAACATTGAGTTGGCAGACGCGCTTGCGAGAATTAAACAGGGTCTGTCGAATGAGGGAGGGAATGCGCAATGTTGA
- the hisF gene encoding imidazole glycerol phosphate synthase subunit HisF yields MLTKRIIPCFDVKNGRVVKNVSFLTNERDAGDPVELAAYYEEAGADELVLLDITASVEGRSTMMDIVRRTTDQVFIPFTVGGGISAMEDIREILKAGADKVSINTAAVKNPKLISEGAKRFGQQCIVVAIDGRYDRSKGDWEVLINGGRTGTGMSVIEWAKKVASLGAGEILLTSFDQDGQKDGYDVTLTRLVSEAVSIPVIASGGAGKKEHFYEVFTEGKADAALAASIFHFKETSVGEVKSYLKKKGVAIR; encoded by the coding sequence ATGTTGACAAAGCGGATTATCCCTTGTTTTGACGTAAAAAACGGACGTGTCGTAAAGAACGTTTCCTTCCTGACAAATGAACGGGATGCCGGAGATCCGGTGGAACTGGCCGCTTACTATGAAGAGGCGGGCGCGGATGAACTGGTGCTGCTCGATATTACCGCTTCCGTGGAGGGCCGATCGACCATGATGGATATTGTCAGACGCACCACCGATCAAGTATTTATTCCGTTTACAGTCGGCGGCGGCATTTCGGCTATGGAGGATATCCGCGAAATTCTCAAGGCGGGTGCCGACAAAGTATCCATTAACACGGCGGCTGTAAAAAATCCGAAACTGATCAGCGAGGGTGCAAAACGGTTCGGACAACAGTGCATCGTGGTAGCGATCGACGGCCGCTATGACCGCTCAAAAGGGGATTGGGAAGTCCTGATTAACGGCGGCCGGACAGGTACTGGCATGAGCGTCATCGAATGGGCCAAAAAGGTGGCATCACTGGGCGCGGGTGAGATATTGCTGACCTCATTCGATCAGGACGGGCAAAAAGACGGGTATGATGTAACACTTACCCGGCTGGTGTCGGAGGCTGTGTCAATTCCGGTCATCGCATCGGGCGGCGCCGGCAAAAAAGAACATTTTTATGAAGTGTTTACAGAGGGCAAAGCGGATGCGGCTTTGGCTGCCTCGATTTTTCACTTTAAAGAAACATCGGTCGGCGAAGTGAAAAGCTATTTGAAGAAAAAAGGGGTGGCGATCCGATGA
- the hisIE gene encoding bifunctional phosphoribosyl-AMP cyclohydrolase/phosphoribosyl-ATP diphosphatase HisIE, translated as MNQQPATKRITGPIDWIDQLKYDERGLIPAVVQDAAGKEVLMVAYMNRESLQKTIETGFTWFWSRSRNELWNKGATSGHVQQVKNISYDCDRDTILVMVEQTGVACHTGAYSCFFEEAPLSPANAQSLTNRAADVSTGGDAADGETGANGLPLNFAVLQELIETIDRRYSERPEGAYTTYLFEKGLDKILKKIGEESTEVVVAGKNQDAAELVAETGDLIYHLLVLLKQQSIPFQAVLAELQRRHGSKDIPNKTK; from the coding sequence ATGAACCAACAGCCAGCAACCAAACGGATAACGGGACCTATTGATTGGATCGACCAGTTAAAATATGACGAGCGCGGACTGATACCGGCAGTGGTTCAGGATGCGGCTGGCAAAGAAGTGTTGATGGTTGCCTATATGAACCGGGAGTCGTTGCAGAAAACGATTGAGACGGGGTTCACCTGGTTTTGGAGCCGTTCCCGCAATGAACTTTGGAACAAAGGGGCCACGTCCGGCCATGTTCAACAAGTCAAAAACATCTCGTACGACTGTGACCGCGATACGATTCTGGTGATGGTCGAACAGACAGGCGTTGCGTGTCATACGGGCGCTTACAGCTGTTTTTTTGAGGAGGCGCCGCTTAGTCCCGCGAATGCCCAATCGCTCACGAATCGGGCGGCAGACGTCTCAACAGGTGGTGACGCGGCAGACGGTGAAACGGGAGCAAACGGTTTACCGCTCAATTTTGCGGTGTTGCAAGAATTGATCGAAACGATTGACCGCCGCTACAGTGAGCGGCCGGAAGGCGCGTACACAACCTATCTGTTTGAGAAAGGTCTCGATAAAATTTTAAAGAAAATCGGAGAGGAATCAACCGAAGTCGTGGTGGCGGGAAAGAATCAAGATGCGGCAGAACTGGTGGCGGAGACGGGAGATCTGATCTATCATCTGCTCGTCTTGCTGAAACAGCAATCGATTCCGTTTCAAGCGGTGTTGGCCGAATTGCAGCGACGGCATGGTAGCAAGGACATCCCCAATAAAACGAAATAA
- a CDS encoding HD-GYP domain-containing protein, translating to MEAIQQMLTVTIFKLAKPCKWTPWIIGIYFLLLLAIAFTIHSMALLETLFVLYGMAVTYIVTVYGPKKGIWLAFVSYLLFQLPLFQHLMEQRREDFTGIVMEGILLPIFFLLWSAYIGKILRNSWQAAEKTEKSLQHMAEKTRQSERSLAGLMVAVSNAIEWKAPFKRGHSQRVAAYAVLLAKEIELTWREQKQLFYAALLHDIGKIGVSDAVLLKKGQLAPDEWVQMQLHPSIGKMVLEAVPGLEYVIEPIAFHHENLDGTGYPYGMRAKQIPISARIIAIADAFDAMTSERPYRAKMAAEQAIDRLYGSADIRFDRKLVDRFVEAMREREYNLMTDEDFNRCVQEFVSESEF from the coding sequence ATGGAAGCGATTCAACAAATGCTCACTGTAACCATATTCAAGCTGGCAAAACCCTGCAAGTGGACGCCATGGATCATTGGGATTTATTTTCTGTTGTTGCTTGCGATCGCTTTCACCATTCATTCTATGGCGCTGTTGGAAACTTTGTTTGTCCTTTACGGCATGGCGGTTACGTATATTGTCACGGTGTATGGCCCCAAAAAAGGGATTTGGCTGGCGTTCGTTTCCTATCTGCTGTTTCAACTGCCTTTGTTCCAACATCTGATGGAACAGAGGCGGGAGGATTTTACGGGAATTGTCATGGAAGGCATTCTGCTGCCGATTTTCTTTCTGTTGTGGTCAGCATATATCGGGAAAATCCTGCGAAATTCATGGCAGGCGGCAGAGAAAACGGAAAAATCGCTTCAGCACATGGCAGAAAAAACCCGCCAGTCGGAGCGTTCGTTGGCTGGCTTAATGGTGGCTGTGTCAAATGCAATCGAATGGAAGGCCCCCTTTAAAAGAGGGCATTCTCAGCGGGTAGCCGCTTATGCCGTCCTGTTGGCGAAAGAAATCGAATTGACTTGGCGAGAACAAAAGCAGCTTTTCTATGCGGCTTTGCTGCACGATATTGGTAAAATCGGGGTTTCTGATGCGGTGCTTTTGAAAAAAGGCCAGTTAGCGCCAGATGAATGGGTTCAAATGCAACTGCACCCTTCCATTGGAAAAATGGTGTTGGAAGCCGTCCCGGGTTTGGAATATGTAATTGAACCGATAGCGTTTCATCACGAAAATCTTGACGGAACGGGTTACCCGTATGGCATGCGAGCGAAGCAGATACCTATCTCGGCCAGGATTATTGCGATTGCAGATGCGTTCGATGCGATGACATCGGAACGGCCCTATCGCGCCAAAATGGCTGCTGAGCAGGCGATTGACCGTCTTTACGGAAGCGCCGATATCCGTTTCGACCGGAAATTGGTTGACCGGTTCGTGGAAGCGATGCGAGAGCGGGAGTACAATTTGATGACAGACGAGGATTTCAATCGCTGCGTTCAAGAATTTGTCAGCGAATCGGAATTTTAA
- a CDS encoding tetratricopeptide repeat protein, whose amino-acid sequence MDRHQQLKRTRQGSNVIPFRLDAAFFFERAVRHLDRHNLQSALKYFRKAMEYEPDNPVNHCNLAGVLSEMGLFEESNQLLENVVRSIDPNMYECYFYMANNWANLGNYQKAEEYAARYLDLDPNGEFSKDAEEMLDILIEEFGGGEVLRQRVKERELERKEQDKARRLLEQGKFLEATAYLKNAIEEHPDLTAPRNNLSLAYYYLGQMDTAIEIAQEVLRKDPTNIHARCNLAVYYQHLGDRAQLKQLLDSLRNVTPLNFDQCYKLATTMGILGEHRTAHRLFLLLSRWSEDAEPALLHCVAASANNIGNSKLAKRIWQDIQILDPKGEVAPFYLKALGECEASGKKMGTISYYYQIPFHEQFKKMQEQLENGKSGNWRNDPLIRSSLFWALQNGDIETKIQVLQTFALIADDEVVEALRQFVIRPDEIVQLKLMAIHILHHIAYSSDTELSDLPTDWQTVLEQAWAAVQSHGSDMYQILSDQWTEFLMRSGARLPKMTKPAVWAAGLTYFVLQKYNKPVTQRQIADLFQVSVSAVGKISRAIKDTIDT is encoded by the coding sequence TTGGACCGGCATCAGCAACTAAAGCGTACTCGTCAGGGCAGTAATGTGATCCCGTTTCGTTTAGATGCAGCCTTTTTCTTCGAACGCGCCGTCAGACATCTGGACCGTCACAACCTGCAAAGTGCTTTGAAGTATTTTCGGAAAGCGATGGAATACGAACCGGACAATCCTGTCAACCACTGCAATTTGGCCGGGGTATTATCTGAAATGGGATTGTTCGAAGAGTCGAACCAACTGCTGGAAAACGTAGTTCGTTCGATCGATCCAAATATGTACGAATGTTATTTTTATATGGCAAATAACTGGGCGAATCTCGGCAACTACCAGAAAGCAGAAGAGTATGCGGCCAGATACCTCGACCTGGATCCGAATGGCGAGTTTTCCAAAGATGCGGAAGAAATGCTCGATATTCTGATCGAAGAGTTCGGCGGCGGTGAGGTTCTTCGGCAACGGGTGAAAGAGCGTGAATTGGAACGGAAAGAACAGGACAAGGCCAGGAGACTGCTTGAACAGGGCAAGTTTCTGGAAGCGACTGCCTACCTGAAAAACGCCATTGAAGAACATCCGGACCTCACGGCACCGCGCAACAACCTGTCGCTGGCTTACTACTATCTGGGCCAGATGGATACGGCAATCGAAATTGCCCAGGAGGTTTTGCGAAAAGACCCGACCAATATTCATGCGCGTTGCAATTTGGCCGTCTATTACCAACATTTAGGTGATCGGGCACAATTGAAACAGTTGTTGGACAGTTTGCGCAACGTGACCCCGCTTAATTTTGACCAATGTTACAAATTGGCGACGACGATGGGGATTCTGGGAGAACACCGGACGGCGCACAGACTGTTCTTGCTGCTTTCCCGCTGGAGTGAAGATGCGGAGCCTGCATTGCTGCATTGTGTGGCCGCATCGGCCAACAATATCGGCAATAGCAAATTGGCCAAGCGAATCTGGCAAGACATTCAGATTTTGGACCCAAAGGGAGAAGTGGCGCCCTTTTATCTGAAGGCGCTGGGCGAATGTGAAGCAAGCGGCAAGAAGATGGGAACCATTTCTTATTACTACCAGATTCCTTTCCACGAGCAGTTTAAAAAGATGCAGGAGCAATTGGAAAACGGAAAATCGGGAAATTGGCGAAACGACCCGTTGATTCGCTCTTCGTTGTTTTGGGCTCTGCAAAATGGCGACATCGAAACAAAAATTCAAGTGCTGCAGACATTTGCCTTGATTGCTGACGATGAAGTAGTCGAAGCATTGCGTCAGTTTGTCATTCGGCCGGATGAGATTGTACAGTTGAAATTGATGGCCATCCATATTCTGCACCATATTGCCTATTCGTCGGATACAGAATTGTCGGACCTGCCGACCGATTGGCAGACTGTACTGGAACAGGCCTGGGCGGCTGTACAGTCCCATGGTTCCGATATGTATCAGATATTAAGCGATCAGTGGACCGAATTTCTGATGAGAAGCGGAGCGCGTCTGCCTAAAATGACAAAACCGGCAGTTTGGGCGGCTGGATTGACATACTTTGTATTGCAGAAATATAATAAACCTGTTACACAACGGCAAATTGCCGACCTTTTTCAGGTTTCTGTTTCTGCTGTTGGAAAGATTTCACGTGCTATCAAGGATACAATTGATACGTAA
- the trxB gene encoding thioredoxin-disulfide reductase, with product MYDLLIIGAGPAGLSAAVYAARANLKVAVLEKGLPGGQMQNTTEVENYTGIKMIMGPELSQVMYEHALHFGVEYKTGEVEKAELEGPIKKIHTDKEIMEAKTVLIATGAEPKLLGASGEKEFRGRGVSYCATCDGAFFNEKRPGMDKGIIVVGGGDSAIEEGAFLTRFNKVTIVHRRDKLRAQPILQKRAFENPRIDFIWDSTVEAVNGENAMQSVTIKNLKTGETYEKPANGLFIYVGMKPNTDFLSGSRILNEGGYIVTDESMKTAIPGVFAAGDVRDKGLRQIITAASDGAIAAMTAYHYIESLADSAETEADVTVSQ from the coding sequence ATGTACGATTTACTTATTATCGGGGCTGGTCCAGCCGGATTGTCGGCTGCCGTATATGCGGCTAGGGCCAATTTGAAAGTGGCCGTTTTGGAAAAGGGGCTTCCCGGCGGACAGATGCAAAATACGACCGAAGTGGAAAACTACACTGGCATCAAAATGATCATGGGCCCGGAATTATCACAGGTGATGTATGAACATGCCCTGCATTTTGGTGTGGAATATAAAACGGGTGAAGTAGAAAAAGCGGAATTAGAGGGGCCGATCAAGAAAATCCACACAGACAAGGAGATCATGGAAGCCAAAACGGTTTTGATTGCCACCGGAGCGGAGCCCAAATTGCTGGGCGCCTCAGGCGAGAAAGAATTTCGCGGCAGGGGCGTCAGTTACTGCGCGACCTGCGACGGCGCATTTTTTAACGAAAAACGGCCGGGTATGGACAAAGGGATTATCGTTGTCGGTGGCGGCGACTCGGCGATCGAAGAGGGAGCTTTCCTCACTCGGTTCAACAAAGTGACGATTGTGCACCGGAGAGACAAATTAAGGGCGCAACCGATTTTACAGAAGCGCGCATTTGAGAATCCCCGTATTGATTTTATTTGGGACAGCACTGTGGAAGCGGTGAACGGTGAAAACGCGATGCAGTCGGTTACCATCAAAAACCTGAAAACCGGAGAAACTTACGAAAAACCGGCGAACGGCCTGTTCATCTATGTCGGTATGAAGCCGAACACCGATTTTCTGTCCGGTTCCAGGATTTTAAACGAGGGCGGCTATATTGTGACGGATGAAAGCATGAAAACTGCAATTCCGGGTGTATTTGCAGCCGGGGATGTACGGGATAAAGGGTTGCGTCAGATTATTACGGCTGCTTCAGACGGAGCAATCGCCGCCATGACAGCTTATCATTACATTGAATCGCTGGCGGATTCGGCAGAAACTGAGGCAGATGTGACGGTCTCGCAATGA
- the selB gene encoding selenocysteine-specific translation elongation factor: MTQDHFIIVGTAGHIDHGKTTLVRALTGLDTDTHKEEKERGISIDIGFAPLTLPDGRRIGVIDVPGHERFIKNMLAGAAGIDLILLVIDANEGIMPQTKEHLHIVELLHVQKGIVVLTKIDTVDEEWRSLVTEEIREGLAGTILQDAPIVPVSAYTGEGIDVLREQISELAKDIQPREVSAPFRMPIDRVFSLPGFGTVVTGTILAGQVKVGDALEVLPGGEPVRVRSIQVHGETTERAQAGQRTALNLVGVERTELGRGDVVAKPKLFKPSELLDVRFRLLSDSPWTLKNRMRIRLYIGTSEVLGRVVLLEGDELLPGQEGFLQLDLESPIVCETKDHFILRTYSPMLTIGGGVVIDPHPARLYRRNRQYVIEELESKEKGGPQERILQLLDEEIGLTAAELSTRLKATVEQTQTWLTELMEREGICEIPGTNGFISFKSLNRVLNEIELKIQAHYERERFHTFVAKAQVMSQLTKKLKPKIYDGILELGERAERIEVRQDRIKLAGYEVPLNPKEEQLLQEIVGRFQSDLYQPPTLQELLTLYKGQEKTVQGIITLLKERETLVEVEEGLLFSRQAIEQAPTILSEIGTEAGFTVAEFRDRVGTSRKFALGLLEYLDRTKVTKRVEDRRVLLKK; the protein is encoded by the coding sequence GTGACACAGGATCATTTTATTATTGTGGGTACGGCCGGTCATATCGACCATGGAAAAACGACCTTGGTGCGGGCGTTGACCGGTCTCGATACGGATACGCATAAAGAAGAAAAAGAGCGGGGCATTTCAATCGATATCGGCTTTGCCCCGTTGACGCTCCCCGATGGCAGACGCATCGGGGTTATTGATGTGCCCGGCCATGAGCGGTTCATTAAGAATATGCTGGCGGGGGCGGCCGGAATTGACCTGATTTTGCTGGTGATTGACGCAAATGAAGGAATCATGCCGCAAACGAAGGAACACCTGCATATCGTGGAACTGCTTCATGTGCAAAAAGGCATCGTGGTGCTTACCAAGATCGATACGGTGGATGAGGAATGGAGGTCGCTGGTGACCGAAGAAATACGAGAGGGACTGGCAGGCACGATTTTGCAGGACGCGCCGATTGTGCCGGTTTCTGCCTATACGGGCGAAGGAATAGATGTACTCCGCGAACAAATCAGCGAATTGGCGAAAGACATCCAGCCAAGGGAAGTCAGCGCGCCGTTTCGAATGCCGATTGACCGCGTATTTTCGTTGCCGGGATTTGGTACGGTTGTGACGGGAACCATTTTGGCAGGTCAAGTGAAGGTGGGAGATGCGCTGGAAGTGTTGCCGGGCGGCGAACCGGTCCGCGTTCGATCCATCCAGGTGCATGGGGAAACGACTGAACGGGCGCAAGCCGGACAGCGAACGGCGCTTAATCTGGTCGGCGTTGAGCGGACGGAGCTGGGTCGCGGTGATGTCGTTGCGAAACCGAAGCTTTTCAAACCATCCGAACTGCTTGACGTACGGTTTCGTCTGCTGTCGGACAGTCCGTGGACGTTAAAAAATCGTATGCGAATTCGTTTGTATATCGGTACCAGCGAAGTTTTAGGACGTGTCGTTCTGCTTGAAGGCGATGAACTGCTGCCCGGTCAGGAGGGATTTCTGCAGCTCGACTTGGAGTCGCCGATCGTCTGTGAAACGAAAGACCATTTTATTTTACGGACCTACTCGCCCATGTTGACAATCGGCGGCGGTGTCGTAATTGACCCTCACCCGGCTCGCCTGTACCGCCGCAATCGGCAATATGTGATTGAAGAGCTGGAATCGAAGGAAAAAGGCGGGCCGCAGGAACGGATTCTCCAACTGTTGGATGAAGAGATCGGTCTGACGGCGGCTGAGCTGTCAACCCGTTTAAAAGCCACTGTAGAGCAAACGCAAACCTGGCTGACAGAACTGATGGAACGGGAGGGGATTTGTGAGATCCCCGGAACAAACGGATTTATTTCCTTTAAATCGCTGAATCGGGTACTGAATGAAATTGAACTGAAGATTCAGGCGCATTATGAACGGGAGCGGTTTCATACATTTGTCGCCAAAGCGCAGGTGATGTCGCAATTGACGAAGAAATTGAAGCCCAAAATTTACGATGGGATCCTTGAGCTTGGCGAACGGGCGGAACGGATTGAAGTCAGGCAGGATCGAATTAAACTGGCTGGTTATGAGGTCCCGCTAAATCCGAAAGAAGAGCAGTTGCTGCAGGAAATCGTGGGCAGGTTCCAGTCCGATTTATATCAGCCGCCGACATTGCAGGAACTGCTGACGCTTTATAAAGGTCAGGAAAAGACGGTACAGGGCATCATAACTCTTCTGAAAGAAAGAGAAACACTGGTTGAAGTAGAGGAAGGATTGCTGTTCAGCCGTCAAGCGATTGAACAAGCGCCGACAATACTATCCGAGATTGGCACGGAGGCAGGATTCACGGTGGCGGAATTTCGTGATCGGGTCGGCACATCAAGAAAATTTGCCTTAGGGCTGCTTGAGTATCTGGACCGTACGAAGGTTACAAAACGGGTAGAAGATCGACGCGTTCTGCTTAAAAAATAA
- a CDS encoding 8-oxo-dGTP diphosphatase — protein sequence MQMVANCILRQGDRILMLQKPRRGWWVAPGGKVEAGESLLETVVREFREETGLTLLEPQLRGVFTIVLEENGQMMNHWMLFTFYAESFQGKLHKESEEGHLEWVAVNSLNKRPMAEGDRYFLRHVLRENSLLTGKFIYTPDYQLIDWNQESPLPVLR from the coding sequence ATGCAGATGGTAGCGAATTGCATATTGCGCCAAGGCGATCGGATTTTAATGCTGCAGAAACCGAGACGCGGCTGGTGGGTTGCGCCAGGCGGAAAGGTAGAGGCGGGCGAGTCGTTGTTAGAGACGGTTGTCCGGGAATTTAGAGAAGAAACCGGATTAACTCTGTTGGAACCTCAGTTGCGCGGTGTTTTCACGATTGTTTTGGAAGAAAACGGACAAATGATGAATCACTGGATGCTGTTTACCTTTTATGCCGAGTCCTTTCAAGGTAAGCTTCATAAAGAGAGCGAAGAAGGGCATCTGGAGTGGGTGGCTGTGAATTCGCTGAACAAGCGGCCGATGGCGGAAGGCGATCGGTACTTCCTCCGACACGTCCTGCGGGAAAACTCTTTATTAACCGGAAAGTTTATATATACGCCGGATTATCAACTGATCGATTGGAATCAGGAATCTCCGTTGCCTGTATTGCGATGA